In the Lepus europaeus isolate LE1 chromosome 10, mLepTim1.pri, whole genome shotgun sequence genome, caaaatccaaaatatttggttgaaataagattccttaaaatcatgacataacatagaccaaatttgatcattgttataaggtgattattcaaatctttgaaaataagcacatatttaaataacccatagctcttaataaaaattcagctgtttttgaacaattagaatttaacagacatcaagagaacataatcgattactttaacacattgcattggcagagcatcagagtttaattctatgtcaaagagaaattgagcttcctgtgatcttttgctgtgaggtttccttcctttaccttctttcatattggtgaccgtgtttctgtgtttctgtgtgtaacacatctttaagcatcttttgcagggcaggatgagtggcaacgaatgctttcagtttctgtttgctatgaaaagtcttaatttcaccttcattcacaaatgagagctttgcaggatataatattctgggctggcagtttttctctcttagtacctgggctatgtctcgccatttcctccttgcttgtagggtttctgatgagaagtctgctgtgaatctaattggagatcctctaagagtaatctgacgtttttctcttgcacattttaggatcttttctttatgtttcactgtggtgagtttgattacaacatgtcgtggtgaggatctcttttagtCATATTTATTAGGTGTTTTATAAGCtttctgtactaggatgtctctgtccttctccaaacctgggaaattttctgctagtatctcactgaaaatgccttctaatcctttctccctctccatgccgtcaggaactcctagaacccaaatgttgggttttttaatagtatcctgtagattcctgacaatattttttagatttctaatttcttcttcttttctttggtttgcctgtttcctttcctgtttgctgtcttctaagtctgatattctctcttctgcttcacccattctgtttttaaggctctctaatgtgtttgtcatttgatctattgaattcttctgatttctcgtcactatcagagtttcttgttccactagttgtttcatttcattttgattcctccttaatatttcactttcacgagagagattttctatcctgtccattaagaatttctgtagttcaagtatttgtttctgagaagttcttaatgttcttatcaattttttgagatccgcttcttgcatttctttgatctcatcatcttcataatcttgaattggggtgtctttttcatttgggggcgtcatagtgtcttcattgttcttgttagcttggtttttgcgtttgttgtatggcatgttggagatatttggtttcttcactgtggtgttttttcttgttacactatggctctatattaagtggactgtctgcttttggtggagccttagaggcttgtgatgagtgtggcctgagagctctgtttggttcctcagggttgagggtatgtcaaagatgacactcccaggttaggcgtggtaaatctctgtttctttcttttttgattcaaaagggaagtaattccgcacagctgaacgtaattggaggtagttagcaggcaaatgatatacccacaggagccagagatgggaagctctttcccaaggaccacaccgggaatctctgctgccctcagtgtgggctccaattctcctgcagtctcccactgggttgccaagtgagatcctaatctcctattatttcacccctctccccagagtgaggtttttctgctaggctcagggccggtgcagacctgaggttaccctgcttatgacatatgtcaaaatggtgcctgctctgtcttgctcgccttttagaggtgagcggagagaaggaaacttgtgtctgtatcggtcacttctttttttcctctctctctcttctagttagcctggtgaatttttccccacggagtttcaagcctcgttccctctagcctcctcttcccgcttgcctgctggtgtcttgggctattgaggttcggctcacctcgcgttccagcgctggtgtgttgagtctgccgctggtgtcccaaacttgggctcccacgctctccacgcaggtccactgtgaatcactagttccggaagtgtttcctctgctgtttcttcccctactcttccttgaccctgcagtatctccacttttattaaactgtctctccccccggactatcagtgtgctcccttcctattccgccatcttctctTCTCCTAAATAaggcttttaaattaataaatcttaaataaggaGACAGAAAACTCAAGAGATTTGGAAAAAGGGCAACATTTCTTGAGGCAAtattaacttttcattttgtagcTTGTGATTTGTAGCATTGCATTCTTGGAATAATTGGATTGCTAGTTTTACTAGGTCTGgaaaactgagttttttttttttgacaggcagagtggacagtgagagagagacacagagagaaagttcttcctttttgccattggttcaccctccaatggccgccacggtaggcatgctgcggccagcgcactgcgctgatccgatggcaggagccaggtgcttctcctggtctcccatggggtgcagggcccaagctggcctggaagagggacaactgggacaggatcggtgccccgaccgggactagaacccggtgtgccggcgccgcaaggcggaggattagcctattgagccacggcgccggccgaaaacatTGAATTTTAACATCTTTAAATATTGCATTGACCTCACTCCAAGTGTGGTCTGCAGTTATAATTGTGTCATATCATTTGATACCACCCCACAAATCACTTAATCTCTATTGCTTTCATCAGAGTGTCTCATATTAATGGAATCCTATCCCCTAGTATATCATTTCATACTAAATAAGATGAGAATGAAGTCTAATTATACTTTTGACACTTTTTGACATTGGGTTTAACTTTATATGATGTACATAAAAATGATCAAATGTTGTGACACAGAAAGGTCTCTTTGTTGTTCAAGGTGTCAGTTTTGTCATCTCATCTCCATGTGATCTCTACAACATAAAAATCACCAATTCAGTTTCGAAAAGATCAAAGGAACTCGATAGACAATTCTCAAAACAAGAAATAGAGAAGAccagaaaatatatggaaaaatactCATCAATAGCCACgaggaaaattaaaattgatatCACAATGAGATAGCAAGTCAACCATGTCAGAATGGATATTATGGAAAAGACAAAGACCAGTGCTGGAAAAGTGGAACACCTATACCTTGTTGAAGGGattgtaaattagtgcagtcattgtggaaaatagtatgtatactttttaaaatattaaaaatagacttGCTGTATGatccaggaatccaactactagGTATATGCCCAAAAGACATGACCACATTGTATCTAAGTGTTAACTTCACAACCGATCTTATACCAGTACTGTTCGCAATACCCAAGATATATAATGAACCAAAGTGCCTGATatcaaatgaatcaataaaatatGTAGTATATGcatgcaatggaatactattctgAGGGTAAGGAATGAAAattctataatttatataaaatgatgcaactggaggacaagTTGTTGAGAGAAACATGATGGACACAGGAagaaaaatactacatgttctcttACATATGAtataaaaaatctgaaaacaaaaataaagaaaaaatcatatgCTCATCAGTATTGCCACAAGTggagttttttcactttgttttatatcttttcaaATGAGTGATAAAATTGAATAATAATACAGTTTGAATGATCTGTGATTGTTCTAagttgtatatgagtgaaattgatatactttcatttgatttatatatgtatcccttgcctatattcctgaaAAACTATGTTCCTTTTCCTtgttgatgaactctttacttaatatgagAATTAAGgtcttgactgtaatgtaaattgaaaACATGCCAtctcataaaaagaaataaaagggagtaAAAATGAGGGGACATAatagaagtatcattatattcttaaaattgtgtGTATGGCCTATATTAATTATGTTCTTTATATTATAATAAAGacctggaaaatatgaaatacaagatAATGGTGTATAGTAAAAAAAtgccaaagaaaaaaatacactgaaGCATCCTGATTTGTCACAGCTTGGCATTTGCTTTATATAGATATTTTCTGCTTAGTTGCTATATAGATTACAAAGTAAGCTGAATCCATCTAGATGTGAATAAAACATACACAGAAGAATGTACTCTCAGCCTGTTTAGTGACTAAGAGCTGAGGAGAAATGTTCTGTCATAGGTGTTTGTGTCATTTGAAGATCTGGTTGTGGAATTTACCCAGGAGGAATGGCAGGTCATGGACAATGATCAGAAAACCCTGTTCAGGGAGGTGATGCTTGAGACCTACAGCAACCTGCTGTCTGTGGGTAAGTGAATCTCTTTTAAGCCCACGTGGAATACTTTTGCTCATTTTGTTGATTTGACAAATGAAGAACACTTTATAGTGTTTACATTTGGAAGGTCTAGGATTTGAGGTGATTAGGAATGTTAGTATCTACCCTCCAGGAAACAATTCAAATTAGCCCATTTGTGACACATCTCCTGGGGCAATGTGTTTTTCCTTAAAGACCTCACCTCAAGTTAATGATTTTCTAAAGTCCCACATTATTTCCCACAAACAGGTTACTGCATTTCCAAACCTGATGTGATTGTCAAGTTGGAACAAGGAACAGAACCATGGACTTTGGGAAAACACTTAAAGCAATGTTTTTCCGGTAAGTCAGCAAATACTTAGCAGTGAGGCTGGCAGAGAGCTCAATATATGTTGTCTGGGTtcttagcacatttttttttcaaatctccaCCCTGAGGACAGCTGATGTAAAGCATCAGACATAAGCATTCTACAGTTTCCAAGAAATAATGTCATATGTATGTTCTTGTTTTCAATTCTTagagatcattttaaaaaataattatttgaaaggaaaacaacaaggagagagagagagagagagagagagagagagagagagagagaaagagactttagatctgctggttcactctgcaattgtcTTCAATAAATGGCTTTAGGCAAAGCCAAACCAGTTTCCAGGGtcttcatctgggactccaactTGGGTACAAGGATGCAAGAACCTAGGAGGTCCTCTGCTTCATTTCCAGGCCGACTGACTGGGATATGGATTAAAAATGAAACAGCTAGGTTTGAATCAGCACACATATGGAATTCTAGTGCTGTAGATAGTAGTTTAACTATcctggtgtgccacaacactagccccaatattttcttagatttaaaaagaagtgaacaCTCTCAGCTTCCAATAAACTCATTTCTTAGGTTATGTAAATCCCACACATACTAATTTatccttctctctacattcatatCCTGGCTTCCTTCAGAAATGCATCAATCATTTTATTAAGTCTTTCATTGCTTACTAATTGGCTGGAACACAGGCACTGCTTTCTTTGGCTTGCTGAGTTCAATTTCTCACTCCTTTATTTGATTATTCAACATCCATGCTATTACATAAATATGAGGGctaaaccagtgaataggagctctcttgcttctctctctctcttcgttgtctcttctttcattttccttctctaaAGTGACAAAGTAAATGTATAAAATGATAGTCTTTgtaagtttttgaaaaataatccaGTGAATGTGTTCTATTTGCCTCTTCTTCTGTATCTCTGAAacagtgaaataaataagtaaattataaaaGATGATTCAGAGCTAGCCTGTTTGGGACATCAGAAATCATGGTGCTAAGCAGAAACTGTAATAATAATAtggaaatatgtaaatataagtGAATCAGATGATTTTGGTTTCCAAGCCTAAACAAACCCATGGAATAATGTTCAATTCCTTACATTTGTTGAGAAGGTATTTGTACTTagaaatgtgtattttctatatctttttaaaagattgtaagAATGACAAGACAGAGCCAGAAGGAAAAAGTAaccttccatttcctggtttagTTCAATGAATGTCCACAATGCCCAGGATCATGCCAGGTGAAGCCAGCAGCCTTGAACTGCATCTAGGTTCCTACAGAAATGAAAGTGGCCCAAGtaatggggccatcttccactgttttctgttttatgagccaggagcttgaaaagTTTTAAACCAGTACTTcattatggaatgccagtgttaaaGGCTAGCAGTTTGTATTATTGTGCCATGTAATCACCCACTAtctctttaaatataaataaaaaacattaaagagattttatatgtatatatatacacatatatataaaattaagacTTCGACTTCTGTGAAAATAGAAGCCCACTAACCTTCCAACACAGAACTCAACAGCCTTCACTTTACATTTTCAacatttgtgtgtatataccagGAAATGGGAGAATAATACAAGGTCTGTTAATCTCAGAATGAGGTGGAAAACAATTTTCAAGAAGCAGTGCACAACCTGAGTTGCAGaaccattttccctgaacttggATGGAGAGCATCCCCATGATGGTGCATtgggatatttctctcttttatgaTACTGAAAAGATTAAGATCTCAGGTTTCCTTAGAAATATGGAGAAAGCAGACATAATAGAGTACAGGTAAAAGGATTTGTTTCACATGAATAATTCCACTGATGTCTATGAGCATTCCCCTGGGAAAACTGGACCTGAAACAATCATAGATAGATGACATTCTCTTAGCCAATAGATCCGATTGGGGGATAGTTATATTCAGCACTTGCAAGTAAATGATCCAGCAAGTCATTTTCAGCTTCAAAGCTGAAAGATCAGCAGAGATGCATAACACATGAcattttaatcagaaaaaaaatctatagaaaaagaatagacttaacaatttgacactcctgttcatggcgtcagtaatctccctaggctctagtcatgagttgccagggctatggaagcctttagagttcgctgactttggtcttattccgatagggtcatagtcaaagtggaggttctctcctcccttcggagaagggtatctccttctttgatggccccgttctttccactgggatcttactcacagagatcattcatttaggtctttttttttttttcaaattgttaagtcagcaacaggagtcactgtgtacttacaccccatgcaggatctgtccctaatgtgtcgtctaaagccaagtgatgctatgactggtactgaaacagtatttttatactttgcgtttctgtgtgggcgcagactgatgaggtctttgctaattatatactgaagtgatcttctgtatataaagagaattggaaatgaaaaaaaaaaaacaaaaaacaacctggtgttaaaatggaaatggcatagaaaattaattattttgaaaaaaaaaattatgtgggatctctgtctttaatgtgctgtacattgctatttaatgttataattagtaatccaatggtagttttttcactcgatgttgctatgggggcaaaatgttgaaacctttgcctaatatatactaaattgatcttctgtatacaaagagaattgaaaatgaatctttacatgaatggagggggagggggagcgggaggggggagggttgcgggcgggagggaggttgtgggaggggggaagccattgtaacccacaagctatactttggaaatttatattcattaaataaaagtttaataaaaaaaaaaaaagaaaaagaatagagaaaataaatggcTGTTGAGAGCCCTCAGTTTACTGCTGCCGCCAGAGAGAACATTTTTTGCTCATTCTTCCTCCTTATTAAAATACTTGCATGttataatttaattgaaaggcagagcggcagtaagagatagagaaatgaaagagttATATCTTTTGTACACAAGTTAacttctcaaatgccttcaacagttaGATTTAGGCCAccctgaagaaaaaaatctggaaCTGTATATTAATCTTTCATGTTTGGATGATTGCCACATGTCCCCATgcacctgaaccatcatctggtgcctcccaggttATAACAGCAGTTTGCtatattgaaagcagagtagccaggagtcaaactggcactgttacaggatgcaggcatgctAAGCAGTGGCTGGGCCAACTCTAacacatcctctgctgctccagataaattaaaaattcaggaagttaaaatattatttaacattGCAAGAACTGTTGTTATAGTTTATTATATTACTGTATTAAAGGGAAAACAAATCATCTAATGgtcataaatgtatatattttactgtcatattaaaattttatgcaTATAGGCTAGAAACAAACTGCATTGTCTTCCATGAGCATTCCCAAAAAACTCTTACATGTTGTTCGTGTGTATTgttgctttttttctcatttcagttgtcCACAGAAAGTATACACTGTTTGAagccacaaataaaaatcaaaagataagctTCAGGTAAGCTATAAACACAAAAAGTAgtatatcaaataataaaatagctgAATTAACAAAAATTTAATCTATGGCCATATATAAAACTGATGATAAGAAAGAGAAATAGTCCAGGAAAGAAATCtgaataatataatttatttcagaaTGTACTTCTCTTTAGGAAGCCTGATGAGATGCCAGCCAGGGAGAAACACGCTGACCCTGAGGTACATGTGGACTCATCCCAATGCTGGGAGGATTTTAGTCAGCATAACAATATTCACACAGTGCAGCAGGTTGTTGAATACCGGGGGAAAGAGAAATCCTTTCACAGGAAGAGGAAATTCTTTCCATGTGAGAATCTTTGTAACAGCGATGCTTGCAACAAGTCCATCATCATGGTTGGAAAAACAACTTGGGccgaaaaaaaaacaacttttcttaaaaatacctATTTCAGTAAGCATCAAGCAACATACTCAGAGAAATTCTACAAATATTTGAACTGTGAGGAATGTCTCATTTACAAATCAGATCTTACAGTAAGTCAATTACtgcacaaaacaaaaaatcactaTGGATGTATCCACTGTGGTAAATCTTTCAGTTGTAAATCTGTCCTTACCATCCATCACAGAATTCACAGAGGGGAAAATTTCTTTGCGTGCAATGAATgtagaaaaataatttccaagGATCTAGGTCTCATTAGAATTCAGCAAATTCACACCGGACAGAAAATTTATGATTGCAGTGCCTATGAAAGAACATGTTGCAGGAAGTCCCACCTCACAACAAATCAGAacaaaccttatgaatgcaatgagtgtggaaaagcctttgaccATAAGTCACACCTCAtagtgcatcagagaattcacacagggaagaAACTTCATGAaggtaatgaatgtggaaaaacctTTTGCTGGAATTCTGAACTGATTAAGCATAAGAAAATTCACACAAGGGAGAAACTTTATGAATGTAATAAGTGTGGAAAAGCTTTTTGCTGGAAATGCAACCTCATAACAcagcagagaattcacacaggggagaaaccttatgaacgcaatgattgtggaaaagccttttgctCAAAATCCAACCTCATtaagcatcagagaattcacacaggggagaaatctTTTGAATGTAATGAGTGAGGAAAAGCCTTTGGAAATAAATCACAGCTCAtagtgcatcagagaattcacacagggaagaaacctcatgaatgtaatgattgTGGAAAAGCTTTTTCCTGTAAATCTGACCTCAtaaagcatcagagaattcacacaggggagaagccttaggaatgtaatgaatgtggaaaagcctttggccgtaAGTCACACCTCAtagtgcatcagagaattcacacaggggagaaacctcatgtatgtagtgagtgtggaaaagcctttacccAAATGTCAGCTCTGATTACACACCGGAGAATTCACACAAGGCCAAAACCTCATGTATGTAgcgagtgtggaaaagccttttggtGGAGGTCAGTTCTCATTGCAGATCAGTGAGTTCACAtgggggagaaaccttatgaatgcagtgagtgtggaaaagcctttagctCAAAGTCCAATCTCAGAAAGCATCAGATAACTCACACAAGTGAGAAACCTTAGGAATATAAtaagtgtggaaaagccttttagCAATGTTCAGCATTCATTACACACCAGAGAGCTAGCACTAAttagacatcagagaattcacatagTGGTGAATCCATATGAATGTAGTGAGTGTGAAATGCATTTTCACATAACTCAAGCCTCATGAATTATCAAAAAATTAacacatgaaataaatttttgtatgcaataaatattttttccaagtgTTGCACTTCAGTGGACATCAAAGAATccacaaaaatgaaaagcaaattatcAGTGCAATGATTGAACAATTCATCCTCAGCTATTGCTCTTCAGCATCTTTTAAGGAACTCAGAGATGTAAAAGCATATAAACATGGAAAAATTCATTATCATAGGCCAGCTATCACTGTCTACAAGAGAAAATCCCTATGGAGGAAAATCCCTATGAAAGCATTAACAAGACGTAGAAAACAGTGCAAAAGTGTAATGAATGTGGAGAAACCCTTTATTGAATGTCACACCTCAGCAAGTACTAAGGAATTCACATGAGGGAGTAACATTGTATATCAGAATCATAATATGTTTTCTTTAGAACCTAACTTCTCTTTGACATGCAAGCtgcacctggtctcccattgttgagtggaaaatgcaaatgagctctgctttcatattttaattttgataacaAATAAGCATTTAGTCTTTAACACTCTTGTGTTTGAAATACCATATTTATAATTTACAATGTTATTAACTAATGTTgccatttttctgtctttccttgatTCTTCCCACACACAGTTCTACAGAACAGGTAATGATGTAACCACAGGCATTTCTATTAACTCATTTGATGGCTACAACACAAAACACTCACTGTGAATGATGGATCTTTTGTCCAGATGGAGCAGTGACACTTGTGACATCTGTAGTCTTGACAATCACTTATTTGCCTCTGTGTACACATTCTAATTTTGCTGATTACTATATCTGTGTATCAGTTGTAGAGAAGACACTGTCAGTGTTCAGGTGACATATGTTCCACAGAAGTATCCCTGAGGTtagtctgtgtttattttttaaaacaatttgcaGCTAGTAATGTGTCATATCTGGTTGAAGATGTTGCCTGTGCTATGAGCATCCCACGTAAGCTCCTGTTCAATTCCtcactgttctacttctgatccagatccctgagaATGCATTTTGTGGAACCAAACACCGGTCCTGTCACACACACTAAAGACAAGGGTAGGGTACCAAACTCTTGCCTTTGGTCTATTGCAATTCTATCCATTGTgattattttgggagtgaatcagaagatataATCTATTTATTCTctatctctggctctctctggttctctctggctctctctctctctctttctctgagtgtgtgtgtgtgtgtaggtctatctacttttcaaagaatcaaatctttttaaaaaatttgtctcTGAAAGGCAAAAGAAGttgaaaatacatacacatagatATCATCCCTCCAGTgttttactccccatatggctgcaaaagccaggtgtCCACCGGACCAAAACCAGGGGCCCTGATTTCCGTCTGTATCTCTGACACAATTGTTATAAGAACAATTATGTGAtatctttcccaggtacattgcaGGGATCAGGCTCATGAAGCccatcagcactctgatatgggattccaagTACGTGTTTCAAGTAAgagcttaattttatttttggttataATTCTTGCCCCATCAGTATTTACTTTCACTTTTGTTCCTTGGACAATTTTCTTTCCACCTTATTGAAgtgatttactttttttgtaaCTAAATCCTGACTTGATTGGATTCATTTGGCATGTTTATTACCTGTTTTATTTCAATGAATTCTTTGGACATGATATATGCAGTTAGCTAGTAGCACCACAAACAGGACTTCCCTCATCATTAGCATTGCAGCTCCACATTGCTCAAGCCCCAGCCCTTCAATGCATCTCCCAGGATTGTGCTAGCCAGAACTATGCAACACTGCTACAGAGTCATCCCATCCATTAGAAATCTAAGCCTTCACCTCATAACCAAATGCCATTAACAATTTCCAGAATTCAGCCTATGCATGCCAGCCACAGGTACACTAGATGCCATGATAGTTCTgagagtttgaaaaaaaaatgagagagaactAAAAAATCATCCATACATTgattggtgattctttttattaccATTACCTCTCACAGctagatatttctatttctattctaatttctacctccatttttttccttctaattgcCCATTGATCCATCCTCCAGTGATACTATTCAGATTGTTGGGGAGAAG is a window encoding:
- the LOC133768088 gene encoding zinc finger protein 12-like, producing MTIPVYTAATAEEVGTTSRGAVPVSSAPALNGRCSQYRVWSPCRNLVVEFTQEEWQVMDNDQKTLFREVMLETYSNLLSVGYCISKPDVIVKLEQGTEPWTLGKHLKQCFSVVHRKYTLFEATNKNQKISFRKPDEMPAREKHADPEVHVDSSQCWEDFSQHNNIHTVQQVVEYRGKEKSFHRKRKFFPCENLCNSDACNKSIIMVGKTTWAEKKTTFLKNTYFSKHQATYSEKFYKYLNCEECLIYKSDLTVSQLLHKTKNHYGCIHCGKSFSCKSVLTIHHRIHRGENFFACNECRKIISKDLGLIRIQQIHTGQKIYDCSAYERTCCRKSHLTTNQNKPYECNECGKAFDHKSHLIVHQRIHTGKKLHEGNECGKTFCWNSELIKHKKIHTREKLYECNKYIAGIRLMKPISTLIWDSKYVFQLLTLLLETENGVRPPERTMLRSQGLHTETLLATESENSGGLRTTLGRKKGPTTQ